One window of the Eucalyptus grandis isolate ANBG69807.140 chromosome 6, ASM1654582v1, whole genome shotgun sequence genome contains the following:
- the LOC104448217 gene encoding GDSL esterase/lipase At5g55050-like, which produces MKMASDCVRAMTGFWVVFLVLLRLSCSEGQMVPALFVFGDSIMDVGNNNDLPLSVARAILPYYGVDFPTKKPNGRFSNGKNCADFIAEKLGLPTSPPYLISNSSQSNSSSPFLTGVSFASGGAGIFDGTDEKLQQSIPLKDQVELYRLVHDDLVQHMGSSGAQKHVAKSLFLIGIGSNDIFDYVKSSDLRKQHTPQQYVDLMVSSLKDHIKRLYSYDARKFVFAGLAPIGCTPAQRVRNQNAPGECNEDTNSWCRMYNEALLAMMKGLKSELGDISYSYLDIYNVVLGFIQNPSAYGFTEVKAACCGLGDLRAQIPCLPISQLCSNRRDHVFWDLVHPTEATDRMLIDIVFRGSPQYTYPMGVQQLAAVET; this is translated from the exons atGAAAATGGCTTCTGATTGTGTTCGTGCAATGACTGGCTTCTGGGTCGTGTTTCTTGTTCTGCTGCGGTTGAGTTGCTCGGAGGGACAGATGGTGCCGGCGCTTTTCGTGTTCGGGGACTCGATCATGGACGTGGGCAACAACAACGACTTGCCGCTCTCGGTCGCGAGAGCCATCCTCCCCTACTACGGCGTGGATTTCCCCACCAAGAAACCCAACGGAAGGTTCAGCAACGGCAAGAACTGCGCGGATTTTATCG CTGAAAAATTGGGCTTGCCAACATCGCCACCATATCTCATCTCCAACTCCAGCCAGAGCAATTCATCATCACCCTTCCTAACGGGCGTCAGCTTCGCCTCCGGAGGTGCTGGCATCTTTGATGGTACTGATGAGAAACTT CAACAATCGATCCCTCTAAAGGACCAAGTGGAATTATACCGCCTGGTGCACGATGACCTGGTGCAACACATGGGATCGTCCGGTGCCCAGAAGCACGTGGCCAAGTCCCTCTTCCTCATCGGCATCGGAAGCAACGACATCTTCGACTACGTCAAATCCTCTGATCTCCGCAAGCAGCACACGCCGCAGCAATACGTCGACCTCATGGTCTCTTCGCTGAAGGATCACATAAAG CGTCTCTACAGTTACGATGCGCGCAAGTTCGTGTTCGCGGGGCTCGCGCCGATCGGATGCACTCCGGCACAGAGGGTTAGGAACCAGAACGCACCGGGCGAGTGCAACGAGGACACGAATTCCTGGTGTCGCATGTATAACGAGGCGCTCCTGGCGATGATGAAGGGGCTGAAGTCAGAGCTCGGCGACATCAGCTACAGCTACTTGGATATCTACAACGTCGTGCTAGGCTTTATCCAGAATCCATCTGCTTACG GTTTCACGGAGGTGAAAGCGGCTTGTTGCGGTCTCGGTGACCTGCGTGCACAAATTCCATGTTTACCGATTTCGCAGTTGTGCTCCAACCGGCGAGACCATGTGTTCTGGGATCTTGTCCATCCCACAGAAGCAACGGACCGTATGCTTATAGACATAGTCTTCCGCGGTTCACCACAGTACACATACCCGATGGGCGTGCAGCAGCTGGCCGCTGTTGAAACTTAA
- the LOC104448219 gene encoding GDSL esterase/lipase At5g55050 — MVPAAFVFGDSLVDVGNNNHLPVSLAKADFPHNGMDFPNKKATGRFSNGKNSADFLAEKLGLPPSPPYLALVSNSSKSNSSSQFLTGVSFASGGAGILDGTADKYKQSIPLTKQVEYYLAVHESLVQHMGSSGAKQHVTKSLFIIVIGSNDIFGYSGSSDLRKQHTPQQYVDLMASSLKDQLKHLHSYDARKFVFVGLPPIGCCPSQRNQNKTAACKEDTNSWSRMYNTALQAMLKGLKAELNDISYSYLDTYAVVQNFVLNPSAHGFTEVKAACCGLGNLNAKVGCLPISHYCPNRRDHVFWDLYHPTEAAARMFIDKVFHGAPQYAYPMDVQQLATVGA, encoded by the exons ATGGTGCCGGCGGCTTTCGTGTTCGGGGACTCGCTCGTGGACGTGGGCAACAACAACCACTTGCCGGTCTCGCTCGCCAAGGCCGACTTCCCGCACAACGGCATGGATTTTCCCAACAAGAAGGCCACCGGAAGGTTCAGCAACGGCAAGAACAGCGCGGATTTTCTCG CTGAGAAGTTGGGcttgccgccgtcgccgccgtatCTCGCCCTTGTCTCCAACTCCAGCAAGAGCAATTCTTCATCGCAATTCCTCACCGGCGTCAGCTTCGCCTCCGGAGGTGCTGGCATCTTAGATGGCACTGCTGACAAATAC AAACAATCGATCCCTTTGACCAAGCAAGTGGAATACTACCTCGCGGTGCACGAAAGCCTGGTGCAACACATGGGATCGTCTGGCGCAAAGCAGCACGTAACCAAGTCCCTTTTCATCATCGTCATCGGAAGCAACGACATCTTCGGCTACTCCGGATCCTCCGATCTCCGCAAGCAGCACACGCCGCAGCAATACGTCGACCTCATGGCTTCTTCGCTGAAGGATCAGTTGAAG CATCTCCACAGTTATGATGCGCGCAAGTTCGTGTTCGTGGGGCTCCCGCCGATCGGATGCTGTCCGTCGCAGAGGAACCAGAACAAGACGGCCGCATGCAAGGAGGACACGAATTCCTGGTCGCGCATGTACAACACGGCGCTCCAAGCAATGTTGAAGGGATTGAAGGCCGAGCTCAATGACATAAGCTACAGCTACTTGGACACCTACGCCGTCGTGCAAAACTTCGTCCTGAATCCATCTGCTCACG GTTTTACAGAGGTCAAAGCGGCCTGTTGCGGTCTTGGTAACCTGAACGCGAAAGTCGGATGCTTACCGATCTCGCATTACTGCCCCAACCGGCGAGACCATGTGTTTTGGGATCTATATCATCCCACAGAAGCGGCGGCCCGCATGTTCATAGACAAGGTCTTCCACGGCGCGCCGCAGTACGCATACCCGATGGATGTCCAGCAACTGGCCACTGTCGGGGCTTAA